The Equus quagga isolate Etosha38 chromosome 12, UCLA_HA_Equagga_1.0, whole genome shotgun sequence genome includes a region encoding these proteins:
- the SUV39H2 gene encoding histone-lysine N-methyltransferase SUV39H2 isoform X2: MEYYLVKWKGWPDSTNTWEPLQNLKCPLLLQQFLNDKRNYLSQVKKGRAITLKDNNKALKPTIAEYIVKKAKQRIALQRWQDELNRKKNHKGMIFVENTVDLEGPPSDFYYVNEYKPAPGISLVNEATFGCSCTDCFFEKCCPAEAGVLLAYNKNRQIKIPPGTPIYECNSRCQCGPDCPNRIVQKGTQYSLCIFRTSNGCGWGVKTLVKIKRMSFVMEYVGEVITSEEAERRGQLYDNKGITYLFDLDYESDEFTVDAARYGNVSHFVNHSCDPNLQVFNVFIDNLDTRLPRIALFSTRTINAGEELTFDYQMKGSGDISSDSVDHSPAKKRVRTVCKCGAVTCRGYLN, translated from the exons ATGGAATATTATCTTGTAAAATGGAAAGGATGGCCAGATTCTACAAATACTTGGGAACCTTTGCAAAATCTCAAGTGCCCATTACTACTTCAGCAATTCCTTAATGACAAGCGTAATTATTTATCTCAGGTAAAGAAAGGCAGAGCAATAACTCTAAAAGACAATAACAAAGCTTTGAAACCTACCATTGCTGAATACATTGTAAAGAAGGCTAAACAAAGGATAGCTCTGCAGAGATGGCAAGATgaactcaacagaaaaaagaatcataaaggaatgatttttgttgaaaatactgtTGACTTAGAGGGCCCACCTTCAGACTTCTACTACGTTAATGAATACAAACCAGCTCCTGGAATCAGCTTAGTAAATGAAGCTACATTTGGTTGTTCGTGCACAGATTGCTTCTTTGAGAAATGTTGTCCTGCTGAAGCTGGAGTTCTTTTGGCTTATAATAAAAACCGACAAATTAAAATCCCACCTGGTACCCCCATTTATGAATGCAACTCAAGGTGTCAATGTGGACCTGATTGTCCCAATAGGATTGTACAAAAAGGCACACAGTATTCACTTTGCATCTTTCGAACTAGCAATGGCTGTGGCTGGGGTGTAAAAAcccttgtgaagattaaaagaatgAGTTTTGTCATGGAATATGTTGGAGAG gtaatCACAAGTGAAGAAGCTGAAAGACGGGGGCAGTTATATGACAACAAAGGAATCACATATCTCTTTGATCTGGACTATGAATCTGATGAATTCACAGTGGATGCAGCTCGATATGGAAATGTGTCTCATTTTGTGAATCACAGT TGTGACCCAAATCTTCAGGTGTTCAATGTTTTCATTGATAACCTCGATACTCGTCTTCCCCGAATAGCATTATTTTCCACGAGAACCATAAATGCCGGAGAAGAGCTCACTTTTGATTATCAGATGAAAG GTTCTGGAGATATATCTTCAGATTCTGTTGACCACAGCCCAGCCAAAAAGAGGGTCAGAACTGTGTGCAAATGTGGAGCTGTGACTTGCAGAGGTTACCTCAACTGA